From the Teredinibacter turnerae T7901 genome, one window contains:
- a CDS encoding mannitol dehydrogenase family protein translates to MRLRSTTLHHLPEGTAQPSYNRDTLKPGILHLGVGAFHRAHQAYFTDRYLAEFGGDWGIVGGDLRSGRVRDQLDPQDGLYSLVIRDNDQAHIQIMGALIAELVGPDDPHYAIDLMADEQIKIVSLTVTEKGYCHDPATGNLNLEHPEIQYDIANLHTPKSTPGFIVAGLKKRKEKGLKSFTLLSCDNLPNNGDVLQKVILQFAEQVDSELAAWIRENTTFPCTMVDRIVPATTEDDKAWLEAKLGMRDEAMVIGEPFIQWVIEDKFCNDRPAWEKVGALLVDDVTVYEHMKLRLLNGSHSLLAYTGYLSGFNTINEVMAQPAFVNMCKIFMDREAGLVVEEPAGFDIQHYKQQLRDRFANSGLKHRTWQIAMDGSQKLPQRLLSSLRDQLGGEKQIDIICLAVAAWIRYASGIDESGEAIDVRDPLANQLREICDAAKGDAKQMVSDIVGVEKIFGTDLKSETQFIERTVYWLQSIYAKGTLATVQENFG, encoded by the coding sequence ATGAGATTAAGAAGCACAACGCTGCACCATTTGCCGGAAGGAACTGCGCAGCCATCGTACAACCGGGACACACTGAAGCCCGGCATTCTCCATTTGGGTGTGGGCGCATTTCACCGGGCACACCAGGCCTATTTTACCGACCGATATCTCGCAGAATTTGGCGGCGACTGGGGGATAGTCGGCGGTGATTTGCGCTCTGGCCGGGTGCGTGACCAGCTGGACCCGCAAGATGGCCTTTATTCGTTGGTCATTCGCGACAACGACCAGGCACATATTCAGATTATGGGCGCCTTAATTGCGGAGCTGGTTGGCCCGGATGACCCTCATTACGCCATAGATTTGATGGCCGACGAACAGATTAAAATTGTCTCGTTAACCGTGACTGAAAAGGGATACTGCCACGATCCGGCAACCGGTAACCTGAATTTGGAGCATCCGGAAATTCAGTACGATATTGCGAATTTACACACCCCGAAATCGACCCCCGGTTTTATTGTGGCGGGTCTGAAAAAGCGGAAAGAAAAGGGCCTTAAGAGCTTCACGCTGCTGAGTTGTGACAATTTGCCGAATAATGGCGATGTCTTGCAGAAAGTAATTTTGCAGTTTGCCGAACAGGTAGATTCTGAACTGGCCGCCTGGATCCGGGAGAACACGACCTTTCCGTGCACGATGGTTGACCGGATCGTACCTGCTACCACAGAGGACGATAAAGCCTGGCTTGAAGCGAAGCTGGGAATGCGCGACGAGGCAATGGTTATTGGCGAGCCGTTTATTCAGTGGGTGATAGAGGACAAGTTCTGTAATGATCGGCCGGCGTGGGAAAAAGTTGGCGCTTTGTTGGTGGATGATGTCACTGTTTATGAGCATATGAAACTACGCCTGCTCAACGGTAGCCATTCGCTGTTGGCCTACACCGGTTATTTGTCTGGCTTTAACACTATTAACGAAGTCATGGCGCAGCCGGCATTTGTGAATATGTGCAAGATATTTATGGATCGTGAAGCTGGCCTGGTGGTAGAAGAGCCCGCAGGATTCGATATTCAGCACTACAAGCAACAATTGCGGGATCGTTTTGCCAACAGCGGTTTAAAGCACCGCACATGGCAGATTGCCATGGATGGGTCGCAAAAACTGCCGCAGCGGCTATTGAGCTCTTTGCGTGATCAACTCGGCGGCGAAAAACAAATCGATATTATTTGTTTAGCGGTTGCGGCGTGGATTCGATATGCATCCGGTATTGATGAAAGTGGCGAAGCGATTGATGTGCGTGACCCGTTGGCAAACCAATTACGTGAGATTTGTGACGCGGCCAAGGGTGATGCCAAGCAGATGGTATCCGACATTGTTGGCGTCGAGAAAATTTTTGGTACTGATCTAAAGTCAGAAACGCAATTTATTGAGCGTACCGTTTACTGGTTGCAGTCTATTTACGCCAAAGGCACTTTGGCAACCGTGCAGGAAAACTTCGGTTAG
- a CDS encoding Re/Si-specific NAD(P)(+) transhydrogenase subunit alpha — MKIAILKERRAHERRVAITPEVVKKFVSKGAEVVVEATAGIASRIPDEAFEQAGAIIAADIETTLRGADILLKVQRPLLAGEGDVDELAHLQPGCTLVSQLSPYNAPESLRGYERAGVTALAMEFVPRITRAQTMDVLSSQANLAGYRAVLEAAFEYERAMPMMMTAAGTIAPAKVMVLGAGVAGLQAIATARRLGAVVCGTDVRPAAKEQVESLGAKFVMVDSAEMASAETAGGYAKEMSDEFKQRQAELVAATLAKQDIAICTALIPGKPAPTLITAAMVAQMRPGSIIVDMAVEQGGNCELSRSGEVVDADGVSIIGYQNMPARIAADASALYARNLYAFLEPHIQAEDRALKFNWDDEIIAATLMTRDGQIVHPQFLDTGEN, encoded by the coding sequence ATGAAAATAGCGATTTTGAAAGAGCGGCGCGCACACGAAAGGCGCGTCGCCATTACCCCGGAGGTCGTCAAAAAATTTGTTTCTAAAGGCGCCGAGGTCGTGGTGGAAGCAACGGCGGGCATAGCCAGCCGAATCCCCGATGAAGCCTTTGAACAGGCCGGAGCGATCATCGCAGCGGATATCGAAACTACGCTGCGCGGGGCCGACATACTGCTCAAAGTCCAGCGACCGCTTCTGGCAGGTGAGGGTGACGTGGATGAATTAGCGCATCTACAACCGGGGTGTACTCTGGTATCACAGCTGTCTCCTTACAACGCACCAGAGTCCTTGCGGGGATACGAACGCGCCGGCGTGACCGCGCTGGCGATGGAGTTTGTGCCGCGTATCACCCGCGCGCAAACCATGGATGTGCTCAGTTCGCAGGCGAATCTGGCGGGGTATCGGGCGGTGCTGGAGGCGGCATTTGAGTACGAGCGTGCGATGCCGATGATGATGACAGCAGCGGGAACGATTGCGCCCGCTAAGGTGATGGTGCTGGGGGCTGGTGTCGCCGGCTTGCAGGCAATTGCAACGGCGCGGCGCCTGGGGGCTGTAGTCTGCGGAACCGATGTGCGGCCCGCGGCGAAAGAGCAGGTTGAAAGTCTGGGGGCGAAATTTGTCATGGTGGATTCCGCGGAGATGGCAAGTGCCGAAACCGCCGGAGGCTATGCCAAAGAAATGAGTGACGAATTCAAGCAACGTCAAGCTGAGCTGGTAGCAGCTACCCTCGCGAAGCAGGATATTGCCATTTGTACTGCGCTTATCCCAGGCAAGCCAGCACCTACCCTAATAACGGCTGCAATGGTCGCGCAAATGCGGCCGGGGTCGATCATTGTGGATATGGCGGTTGAGCAGGGCGGAAATTGTGAGCTATCCCGTAGTGGGGAAGTGGTGGATGCCGATGGTGTAAGTATTATCGGCTATCAGAATATGCCCGCGAGGATTGCCGCCGATGCAAGTGCGCTTTACGCGAGAAATCTCTATGCGTTTCTAGAGCCGCATATTCAGGCCGAAGACCGGGCGCTCAAATTCAATTGGGACGATGAAATTATTGCTGCGACGCTCATGACGCGCGATGGCCAAATTGTGCACCCGCAATTTCTCGACACTGGGGAGAATTAA
- a CDS encoding NAD(P) transhydrogenase subunit alpha produces MHGEFVSQLSIFVLAVFVGYYVVWSVTPALHTPLMAVTNAISSVIIVGALVAAGPEEISLAKILGFAAMVLAAINIFGGFAVTQRMLAMYKKKK; encoded by the coding sequence ATGCATGGGGAATTTGTTTCGCAACTATCGATATTCGTATTGGCGGTGTTCGTGGGTTACTACGTGGTGTGGAGTGTAACACCCGCGTTGCACACGCCATTAATGGCGGTCACCAACGCAATCTCCAGCGTAATTATAGTGGGAGCTCTGGTGGCTGCGGGCCCCGAGGAAATAAGTCTGGCCAAAATTCTGGGGTTCGCGGCGATGGTGCTGGCGGCCATAAATATTTTTGGTGGCTTTGCGGTGACCCAGCGCATGCTCGCCATGTATAAAAAGAAAAAATAG
- a CDS encoding NAD(P)(+) transhydrogenase (Re/Si-specific) subunit beta: protein MLNISGSVTAFAYLVASVLFILALRGLSSPETSRTGNRLGMAGMALAIVTTMVSPEITSYWWIIGALVLGAGIGLTIAHRIAMTAMPQLVAAFHSLVGLAAVLVAAAAYSNPAAFKLLDTSGQIYAGSRIEMSLGVVIGAITFSGSIIAFTKLQGLVSGAPVVFRGQHPLNALLGLCLAGLMVAFYMEQSPAYFWGMTALAFVLGVLIIIPIGGADMPVVVSMLNSYSGWAAAGIGFTLQNSALIITGALVGSSGAILSYIMCKGMNRSFFNVILGGFGGDSGVAGVAGAEERPVKQGSAEDAAFIMKNAGSVIIVPGYGMAVAQAQHALREMADGLKAAGVEVKYAIHPVAGRMPGHMNVLLAEANVPYDEVFELEDINSEFQSADVAFVIGANDVTNPAAKTDPQSAIYGMPILDVERARTVLFVKRGMAAGYAGVQNELFFRDNTMMLFGDAKKMVEGIIRNFD, encoded by the coding sequence ATGTTAAATATTTCAGGCAGTGTAACCGCGTTCGCCTACTTGGTGGCGTCGGTACTTTTTATTCTCGCTTTACGGGGCCTCTCATCGCCAGAAACTTCTCGTACCGGAAATCGGCTCGGTATGGCGGGCATGGCGCTGGCTATTGTGACTACCATGGTCAGTCCCGAAATCACATCCTACTGGTGGATAATCGGCGCACTTGTATTGGGTGCTGGCATTGGTTTAACCATTGCCCATCGAATCGCTATGACGGCGATGCCACAATTGGTGGCGGCGTTTCACAGCCTAGTGGGGTTGGCGGCTGTGCTGGTTGCGGCCGCAGCCTACTCCAATCCTGCTGCCTTTAAATTGCTTGATACAAGCGGGCAGATTTATGCAGGTAGTCGCATTGAAATGTCTCTCGGAGTCGTCATCGGTGCAATTACGTTTTCCGGTTCAATCATTGCGTTCACCAAACTTCAAGGATTGGTATCTGGCGCTCCGGTGGTGTTTAGAGGTCAGCACCCGCTGAACGCGCTCTTGGGCTTGTGTCTGGCAGGCCTGATGGTGGCTTTCTATATGGAACAGTCACCGGCGTATTTTTGGGGAATGACCGCTCTTGCGTTTGTGTTGGGCGTGCTGATTATTATTCCTATCGGCGGGGCAGATATGCCTGTCGTTGTGTCTATGCTGAATTCGTATTCGGGTTGGGCCGCTGCCGGCATTGGTTTTACCTTGCAAAACTCAGCGTTGATCATTACCGGTGCGCTTGTCGGTTCATCAGGAGCGATTCTCTCGTACATTATGTGTAAAGGCATGAACCGCTCGTTTTTCAACGTTATCCTCGGTGGCTTCGGCGGCGATAGTGGCGTTGCGGGCGTAGCAGGGGCAGAAGAGAGACCCGTGAAGCAGGGTAGCGCCGAGGATGCCGCTTTCATCATGAAAAATGCGGGCTCGGTCATTATCGTGCCCGGCTACGGTATGGCAGTGGCACAGGCGCAACACGCTTTGCGTGAAATGGCCGATGGCTTAAAAGCCGCGGGGGTCGAGGTAAAATATGCGATCCACCCGGTTGCAGGGCGGATGCCTGGGCATATGAATGTTTTGCTGGCCGAAGCGAACGTTCCTTATGACGAAGTGTTCGAGCTGGAAGACATCAACAGCGAATTTCAAAGTGCCGACGTGGCTTTTGTTATTGGGGCGAACGATGTTACGAACCCCGCAGCGAAAACGGACCCGCAAAGTGCAATCTACGGTATGCCAATTCTCGATGTAGAACGAGCACGAACCGTTCTGTTTGTAAAACGGGGAATGGCAGCGGGTTACGCTGGGGTGCAGAACGAACTTTTTTTCCGGGATAACACCATGATGTTATTTGGCGATGCAAAAAAAATGGTAGAGGGTATTATTCGTAACTTCGATTAA
- a CDS encoding ExeM/NucH family extracellular endonuclease: MKKVLIACAFAVLSVNAYANLLTPAMFASPEGGNRYSSAPVLVPLNANSTLPKTSPTTPVTLISAIQGTPNTQRSNSEGATDLSPLEGQLVKIRGIVVGDFQQGDADVARNLSGFYVQEESVDEDGDTRSSEGIFVYEGHTSMTDVKLGDQVEVQGTVVENYGETQLASLLSVEVLNANRLSAVTVATIDLLANNGVSRNGSEGYQADLEAYEGMLVEFANTLTISEQYQLDRFNEIQLYAGPRPRAFSQYNTPDATAVDTHLKTLAARSVVYDDGMNEQNAEIGLLDGFASYSEASAKRLGDQVERLTGVLDYKWGGNNAAVTTWRLRSVRNGDNSFTSNQANNSPNARPAFAPAVSGNLKVASFNVLNFFKTLAAAGVSTAAGHAPRGADSAAEFARQKNKLVQGLVGLNADVVGLIELENDFDQTNDNSTALELLVSELNSFLGGHTYDYVYPGTRFVGSDAIAVGFIFKPAVVSVAAGTKPALLNDTVAASLEGFSGHDFVANPVFDGVASNRVSLAVSFAHLASGQVLTIAANHFKSKGRSGLTDLHSPDYDKSDGAGFWNQRRLQAARAVAAWLDTAPTGVAGQERIILGDLNSYAMEDPIQYLLSQGYHNADPVGAYSYVFDGQVGTLDYMLVSDALSSTLEESLIWNINADEADALDYNLDFGRSPTYFNAASPLRSSDHDPVLVGFQLEPSPTATPSPMPPPVDPVTPASATPTPEAPSTSTPVPATEAGIDSGSQSKGGGSSSPALLILLTCLLCLRKGRFFVRYCPGRFGRFWFGRRASVCPALF, translated from the coding sequence ATGAAAAAAGTATTAATTGCATGTGCGTTTGCCGTGTTGTCTGTTAACGCATATGCGAATCTCCTTACACCCGCTATGTTCGCCAGCCCGGAAGGCGGGAATCGCTACAGCAGCGCACCTGTGCTTGTACCTTTAAACGCGAATAGCACGTTGCCCAAAACTTCGCCAACAACCCCTGTTACTTTGATTTCTGCTATTCAAGGCACTCCAAATACACAGCGAAGTAATAGTGAGGGCGCGACAGATCTGAGCCCGTTGGAGGGACAATTGGTGAAAATTCGCGGGATTGTCGTGGGTGACTTTCAGCAAGGGGATGCGGACGTAGCGCGAAATCTGAGCGGCTTTTATGTACAGGAAGAAAGTGTAGATGAAGACGGCGATACGCGGTCATCCGAGGGGATTTTTGTTTACGAAGGTCACACCTCAATGACGGATGTAAAGCTCGGCGATCAAGTAGAAGTGCAAGGTACCGTGGTCGAAAATTACGGAGAGACCCAGCTGGCTTCGCTGCTGTCGGTTGAGGTGTTGAACGCGAACCGCTTGTCTGCAGTTACAGTGGCCACTATAGATTTACTCGCCAACAATGGCGTATCGCGCAATGGTAGTGAGGGTTATCAAGCCGACCTTGAGGCCTACGAAGGTATGCTGGTTGAGTTTGCGAACACCTTGACGATAAGCGAGCAATATCAGCTTGATCGTTTCAACGAAATCCAGTTGTACGCCGGGCCGCGACCAAGGGCGTTTAGCCAGTACAACACACCGGATGCAACTGCTGTGGATACCCACCTAAAAACACTCGCAGCTCGGTCAGTTGTGTACGACGATGGTATGAATGAACAAAACGCAGAGATCGGGTTACTTGATGGGTTTGCGAGTTACAGCGAAGCCAGCGCTAAACGTCTGGGCGACCAAGTCGAGCGCCTCACCGGGGTGCTGGATTACAAGTGGGGCGGTAACAATGCTGCGGTTACCACTTGGCGGCTGCGCTCCGTGCGCAATGGTGATAATAGTTTTACCTCTAATCAGGCAAATAATTCTCCCAATGCGCGCCCCGCTTTTGCTCCCGCAGTATCAGGTAATTTAAAAGTAGCATCGTTTAACGTACTGAACTTTTTTAAAACGCTTGCTGCTGCGGGGGTGTCGACTGCCGCGGGGCATGCTCCTCGAGGTGCAGACAGTGCTGCAGAGTTCGCCCGCCAAAAAAACAAGCTGGTACAGGGGCTGGTTGGACTAAACGCGGATGTGGTTGGACTGATTGAGCTGGAAAATGATTTCGACCAAACCAATGATAACTCTACAGCGCTTGAGTTATTGGTTTCCGAATTGAATTCGTTTTTGGGTGGGCACACGTATGATTACGTCTACCCTGGTACTCGTTTTGTGGGGAGCGATGCAATTGCGGTTGGGTTTATTTTCAAACCTGCGGTAGTCAGCGTTGCTGCGGGTACCAAGCCTGCCTTGCTGAATGATACTGTTGCGGCTTCCCTGGAGGGGTTTAGCGGGCACGATTTTGTCGCCAACCCGGTATTTGATGGCGTTGCGAGTAATCGCGTCTCTCTAGCGGTGAGCTTTGCGCATCTAGCTAGCGGGCAAGTGCTTACCATTGCTGCAAACCACTTTAAATCCAAAGGCCGCTCCGGGCTAACTGATCTTCATAGCCCTGATTACGACAAAAGCGACGGTGCAGGGTTTTGGAATCAACGGCGTCTGCAGGCGGCTCGTGCTGTGGCTGCCTGGCTTGATACTGCGCCGACAGGCGTTGCCGGCCAAGAGCGTATTATTCTGGGGGACCTCAACTCATACGCGATGGAAGATCCGATACAGTACTTGCTGAGCCAGGGGTATCATAACGCTGATCCAGTAGGAGCCTATTCCTACGTCTTTGATGGTCAGGTGGGGACCCTGGACTATATGTTGGTCAGCGACGCCTTGAGTTCGACGCTAGAGGAATCCTTGATCTGGAATATTAATGCGGACGAGGCTGATGCGCTCGACTACAATCTGGATTTTGGCCGTAGCCCCACCTATTTTAATGCAGCAAGTCCGCTGCGCAGTTCTGACCACGACCCCGTGCTCGTGGGTTTTCAGTTGGAGCCATCGCCCACGGCTACGCCTTCTCCAATGCCCCCGCCTGTAGACCCAGTAACTCCAGCTTCTGCAACTCCAACTCCTGAAGCCCCATCAACTTCAACGCCAGTGCCCGCTACTGAAGCGGGAATAGATTCCGGGTCTCAATCGAAAGGCGGTGGCAGTTCCAGCCCTGCTTTGTTGATTCTACTAACCTGCTTACTTTGCTTGCGCAAAGGTCGATTCTTTGTCCGTTACTGTCCCGGCCGCTTTGGGCGGTTCTGGTTTGGACGTCGAGCATCGGTGTGCCCTGCGTTATTTTAA
- a CDS encoding OmpA family protein: protein MRNRFLSLLFLFFSISAASVFADELENTLFAPARSALAEAQNELADVLAPVSYAKGVAAYQSARTRYERKQNVSKVEKDLDEATQFLRLATKTAKVAQMSFKAALQARTDAKGVDAMALATETWEKAETRFLLATKTLETGSLERAQSKADDAETLYREAELIAIKGNYLNQTRAKIEEAAALKVKRYAPETFAKANDLLTAAETELSENRYDTDKPRALVKEAFYEAKHAIYLADQLEALKRKELTQEQLLLQQELPVATIAGELDLVAEFDQGSEVPVAAIINRIQQLTADSHELDELKARYAQLDQEFAALETKVGIQSERLKQEEEARERLRRVSDYFRRDEAMVLSQGDNVLIRMVGLNFDPGSAQVNASNYALLQKVEQAVRMYPGYTVVVEGHTDSFGSTQANQTLSEDRANAVRQYLLVNMNDLAAGAIEAYGYGESQPIANNETREGRKRNRRIDVLLKAPGI, encoded by the coding sequence ATGCGCAACCGCTTTTTATCTTTGTTATTTTTGTTTTTTTCTATTTCTGCTGCGTCAGTCTTTGCCGACGAGTTGGAAAATACCCTGTTCGCGCCTGCCCGCAGTGCGCTCGCGGAGGCGCAGAACGAACTCGCTGATGTGTTGGCGCCTGTCAGCTACGCCAAAGGCGTTGCCGCCTATCAAAGTGCACGGACGCGGTATGAACGCAAACAGAACGTCAGCAAGGTAGAGAAAGATTTAGATGAGGCAACGCAGTTCCTGCGGTTGGCAACCAAGACTGCAAAGGTTGCTCAAATGTCGTTTAAAGCAGCCTTGCAAGCGCGTACCGACGCTAAAGGTGTCGATGCAATGGCGTTGGCAACCGAAACCTGGGAGAAGGCGGAAACACGTTTTCTGCTCGCAACCAAAACCCTCGAAACCGGCAGTCTTGAGCGGGCGCAGAGCAAAGCGGATGACGCAGAAACACTCTATCGCGAAGCTGAGCTGATCGCGATTAAAGGCAACTACCTTAATCAGACGCGAGCCAAGATCGAGGAAGCCGCGGCGCTAAAAGTGAAACGCTACGCTCCCGAAACCTTCGCCAAGGCAAATGATCTACTTACGGCAGCGGAAACGGAACTGAGCGAAAACCGTTACGATACGGACAAACCTCGTGCCCTGGTTAAAGAAGCGTTTTATGAGGCCAAGCACGCCATTTATCTGGCTGATCAGCTCGAAGCACTCAAACGCAAGGAGCTTACCCAGGAGCAGCTGTTGCTTCAGCAGGAACTGCCGGTCGCCACAATCGCGGGGGAGCTGGACCTGGTTGCGGAATTTGATCAGGGCTCTGAAGTTCCCGTTGCTGCAATTATCAATAGAATTCAACAGCTGACGGCGGATTCCCACGAGCTGGATGAGCTAAAAGCGCGTTATGCGCAGTTAGACCAGGAGTTCGCTGCACTTGAAACCAAAGTGGGTATTCAGTCAGAGCGGTTGAAACAAGAGGAAGAGGCGCGCGAACGACTGCGTCGAGTTTCCGACTATTTTCGTCGGGATGAGGCGATGGTACTCAGCCAGGGCGACAATGTACTGATCCGCATGGTGGGTCTTAACTTCGATCCGGGGAGCGCGCAGGTCAACGCCTCCAATTATGCACTGTTACAGAAAGTTGAACAGGCCGTGCGTATGTACCCGGGGTACACCGTTGTTGTGGAAGGACATACGGATTCTTTTGGCAGTACGCAGGCCAATCAGACGTTGTCCGAGGACCGTGCTAATGCGGTTCGTCAGTACCTGCTGGTAAATATGAATGATTTGGCGGCGGGAGCAATTGAGGCCTATGGCTACGGTGAGTCTCAGCCGATTGCCAATAACGAAACACGCGAGGGGCGCAAACGCAACCGACGTATTGATGTATTGCTTAAAGCCCCTGGAATTTAG
- the rpsJ gene encoding 30S ribosomal protein S10, with the protein MQNQRIRIRLKAFDHKLIDASTLEIVETAKRTGAQVRGPIPLPTRKERFTVLISPHVNKDARDQYEIRTYKRLLDIVEPTEKTVDALMKLDLAAGVEVQISLG; encoded by the coding sequence ATGCAGAATCAACGTATTCGAATTCGCCTGAAAGCGTTCGATCACAAGCTGATTGATGCTTCCACGCTGGAGATTGTTGAAACAGCGAAGCGCACTGGTGCTCAGGTCCGCGGTCCTATTCCGCTGCCTACACGTAAAGAGCGATTCACTGTCCTGATTTCGCCGCACGTCAACAAAGATGCGCGTGATCAATACGAGATTCGTACTTATAAGCGGTTGCTCGACATAGTTGAGCCTACCGAAAAGACTGTAGACGCCCTGATGAAGCTTGATTTGGCTGCGGGTGTTGAGGTTCAAATTAGTCTGGGCTAA
- the rplC gene encoding 50S ribosomal protein L3, protein MTIGIVGRKSGMTRIFTDDGLSVPVTVIEVDPNRITQVKSVETDGYAAVQVTVGSRRASRVTKAEAGHFAKAQTEAGRGVWELRNEAGEAFEVGGQLTVEAFEAGQKVDVTGTSKGKGFAGTVKRWNFRTQDATHGNSLSHRAPGSIGQCQTPGRVMKGKKMSGHMGAERVTTQNLEVVRVDVERNLLLIKGAVPGAPGGDVFIRPAVKLRNNG, encoded by the coding sequence ATGACGATTGGAATTGTCGGCCGCAAGAGCGGCATGACACGCATTTTTACTGACGATGGTTTATCCGTTCCTGTCACTGTGATTGAGGTTGATCCCAATCGCATCACTCAGGTTAAGAGCGTAGAAACCGACGGTTATGCCGCTGTGCAAGTAACCGTAGGGTCTCGTCGAGCCTCCCGTGTCACCAAAGCTGAAGCAGGTCACTTTGCTAAAGCGCAAACCGAAGCCGGTCGCGGCGTTTGGGAGTTGCGCAACGAAGCTGGCGAAGCTTTTGAAGTTGGTGGTCAACTGACTGTTGAAGCTTTCGAAGCTGGTCAAAAAGTTGATGTTACGGGCACTTCTAAAGGTAAGGGTTTTGCCGGTACCGTTAAGCGTTGGAATTTCCGTACGCAAGACGCTACTCACGGTAACTCTCTCTCGCATCGAGCCCCTGGTTCTATTGGCCAATGTCAAACTCCAGGGCGCGTAATGAAAGGCAAAAAGATGTCCGGCCATATGGGTGCTGAGCGTGTAACGACTCAGAATCTTGAGGTGGTTAGGGTCGATGTTGAACGCAATTTGTTGTTGATCAAGGGCGCTGTTCCGGGTGCTCCTGGTGGTGACGTGTTTATTCGTCCCGCTGTCAAGCTGCGTAACAACGGTTAA